From Camelina sativa cultivar DH55 chromosome 7, Cs, whole genome shotgun sequence, one genomic window encodes:
- the LOC104699925 gene encoding uncharacterized protein LOC104699925 translates to MDGLIPMAFKAMKKNMTRRRYECLSSSTGTTKDSYDDYDHFPFAAKPDHSVVSRPSSSFDHIEMNNVGVQQSRHRRGWSVGDFSSMSCREGRRSGADGGGDIGCSPSRRGQLVRNRSHRLFSCVSGE, encoded by the coding sequence TAAGGCTATGAAGAAAAACATGACTCGCCGGCGTTACGAGTGTCTCTCTTCCTCAACCGGCACGACTAAAGATTCCTACGACGACTACGACCATTTCCCTTTCGCCGCTAAACCTGATCACTCCGTTGTATCTCGACCTTCGTCGTCTTTTGACCATATAGAGATGAATAACGTTGGTGTTCAACAAAGTCGTCACCGCCGTGGTTGGTCGGTCGGAGATTTCTCTTCGATGTCTTGTCGGGAAGGAAGAAGATCTGGCGCAGACGGTGGCGGAGATATCGGTTGTTCTCCGTCACGGCGAGGACAGCTTGTGAGGAATAGAAGCCATAGATTGTTCTCTTGTGTCTCAGGTGAATAA
- the LOC104699924 gene encoding 4-hydroxy-tetrahydrodipicolinate reductase 2, chloroplastic-like: protein MAANGLMAASNVFLHRPENRNFSFSSRTSQTALIGVKGRVTFMGNVKRCFPVVLSMAKTETSVQAVEPVSPGYGISIMVNGCSGKMGKAVIKAADSAGVKIVPTSFGSAEEAGQTVEVCGKEILVHGPTEREKVLSSVFEKYPELIVVDYTIPSAVNDNAELYGKVGVPFVMGTTGGDRTRLYKTVEESNIYAVISPQMGKQVVAFLAAMEIMSEQFPGAFAGYSLEVMESHQASKLDASGTAKAVISCFQKLGVSYDMDQIQLIRDPKQQMEEVGVPEEHISGHAFHLYHLTSPDKTVSFEFQHNVCGRSIYAEGTVDAVLFLAKKIRSKAEKRIYNMIDVLREGNMR from the exons ATGGCGGCGAATGG GCTAATGGCGGCGTCCAATGTGTTTCTCCATCGTCCTGAGAATCGCAATTTCTCGTTTTCCTCTAGAACGAGTCAAACGGCTCTGATCGGTGTTAAAGGCCGTGTTACTTTCATGGGCAATGTGAAACGCTGTTTTCCTGTGGTTTTGTCAATGGCAAAGACGGAGACTTCCGTGCAAGCCGTTGAGCCCGTTTCGCCTGGTTACGGCATATCCATCATG GTGAATGGATGCAGTGGCAAAATGGGGAAAGCTGTCATCAAGGCGGCAGATTCTGCAGGAGTGAAGATTGTTCCTACATCATTTGGTTCTGCTGAAGAGGCTGGCCAGACAGTTGAGGTCTGTGGAAAGGAGATTCTTGTTCATGGTCCTACTGAAAGAGAGAAGGTTCTGTCTTCGGTGTTTGAGAAGTATCCTGAACTTATTGTTGTGGATTACACAATTCCCTCTGCAGTAAATG ATAACGCAGAGCTGTATGGCAAAGTAGGAGTTCCCTTCGTTATGGGTACAACTGGAGGAGACAGGACAAGATTGTATAAAACTGTCGAGGAATCAAATATTTATGCTGTGATCTCCCCACAGATGGGGAAACAG GTTGTTGCGTTTCTTGCAGCCATGGAGATCATGTCTGAGCAGTTTCCTGGTGCATTTGCTGGTTATTCCTTAGAG GTGATGGAGTCTCATCAAGCCAGCAAATTGGATGCATCTGGTACTGCAAAAGCTGTTATTTCTTGCTTTCAGAAATTGGGTGTGTCTTACGACATGGAccag ATACAATTAATTCGAGATCCTAAGCAACAGATGGAGGAGGTGGGTGTTCCCGAGGAGCATATCTCGGGTCATGCTTTCCATCTCTATCACTTGACATCACCAGATAAAAC TGTGTCCTTTGAGTTCCAGCACAATGTTTGCGGAAGATCAATATATGCTGAGGGTACTGTCGATGCTGTGCTTTTCCTTGCGAAAAAG ATCCGGTCTAAAGCAGAGAAGCGGATCTATAACATGATCGATGTCTTGAGAGAGGGAAACATGCGTTGA